The sequence TATGTAACTCCTTATAAAAACTCTTCCTCTTCTCTAACGTCTGGGTTTCTAAAAACACCGACTGCTCTTCTTGCACCGTTAGGGGGCTGGTTCCTTCTAAGAAATTCGTTATATCTTGCTCTAGACAAGATATAGCCAACTCAATCTGTCCAACGACAAAAGTCCCCTCTTCATCTTGTAAGGATTTAATATGCCGTCCTTCTTTCGTTAAATCAATATAGCGTCGCCAAAATTCAGCCCGCTTACCAACGTTTTCTACTTGATGGAATAATGGAAGACAGTGCTTTCTTATCGCCCAAAACAACTTTAAATTTGCTCCTTGGTTGTTTCTTAAGGCTTGTTCCATTTTCTCTAGACTAAAAGTCACCTGCTCTTCTATCGATGAGAATACAGATAACTCTTGAGTAAATATGGTAAAGGATTCATTAGTCATCGCGGCGTTAGAAATATCATCACTTTTGAATTTCAATTCCTCACTAGAAACCACTATAGAACCTTGTTTTGCTTCTGAAGAATAAAAGCTGTTGTCTGAAGTATCCATAATAACAACTTAGGGTGTAGGGCTTGACAAAGAAATAATGAATAGAAGATAAAGTTTGCCCCCGCACTACATTATCGTCAATCGTTTTTATGAACTTATTTACTAGAATTTCCTTTGACGAGGGATTGGAGTTATTTAGAACAAGTCCTTTAGAAAAACTACAGGAAGCTGCAAATATTTTGCGTAAACAGCGCTATCCTGATGATAAAGTCACTTATGTCCTAGACGCCAACCCTAACTACACCAACATTTGTAAAATTGATTGTACTTTTTGCGCATTTTATAGAAAGCCTCATGCTTCTGACGCATATCTCCTTTCTTTTGACAAATTTCGTTCTTTAATGCAACGATATATATCTATGGGAGTTAAAACTGTGCTTCTTCAGGGAGGAGTTCATCCGCAGTTGGGGATAGACTATCTTGAAGAATATGTACGGATCACAGTACAAGAATTCCCCTCTATCCACCCTCACTTTTTCTCTGCAGTAGAAATTTCACACGCAGCCTCTGTATCAGGAATGAGTAACGAAGAAGCTTTAATGAGGCTTTGGAATGCAGGACAGAGGACGATTCCTGGAGGAGGCGCTGAAATTCTTTCCGAACGCGTGCGCAAAATTTTATCGCCAAAAAAAATGGGGCCCGATGGATGGATTAATTTCCACAAGCTTGCCCATCGTTTAGGGTTCCGCTCTACAGCCACAATGATGTTTGGGCATATAGAAAACGCTCATGATATTCTCTTGCACCTGCAATCTCTAAGGGATGCTCAGGACGAAACCCCTGGGTTTTATAGCTTCATTCCTTGGAGCTATAAGTCTGGGAACACCGCCTTAGGACGTAGGGTTCCTCACCAAGCACCTCCGGAGATGTATTATCGTATTCTCGCAATCGCTCGAATCTTCTTAGATAACTTTGAACATATCGCTGCTTCATGGTTTGGAGAAGGTAAAAAACACGGAGCTCGTGGATTACATTATGGGGCCGATGATTTTGGGGGAACGATCATTGATGAGAGCGTTCACAAATGTACGGGATGGACGTTAAAGAGTTCTGAAGAGGAAACTCGAGCTATGATTGCTGCAGAAGGATTTATCCCTGTTGAGAGGAATACTTTCTATGAACATATAGAAACGCCCTCTTATCAACCATGAAGAAAATAATCCTCTGCTATCTTTGCTGCTAGAGTTTCTGCGGTTAATCCTAAGGTAGGTAATTCTCGAAATATAGGGTAGCGTTTAAACCAGGTCCTTTGTTTTTTAGTATAATGGCAAGTATTCGCTATAAATTTTTGTTTAACCGCTTCATAAGCTTCTGCGGGAGAACCCTGATCAATAAATTCGATCCACTCTCTATAGCCTATAGCTTTTGATGCTGAGGAATTGTCTCTGATCCCCTGCTTGAGTAATCTATGCACCTCATCAATTAAGTCATCTTCGAGCATTCTTTGACAACGCAATTGGATAGTGTCTCGCAGAAGCTCTTTAGGCGGTGATAAAAACCATCCTCGGCAATTATACTCCCTACATTCTCCAACTTCCCTAGTCCACTTATGGTCTGACACTTTTTTCCCTGTTAAATGGATAATTTCTAAACCTCGCACGATTTTGTTTCTATCATTCTTAGTAATTGTACGAGCATATTCAGGATCTTTCAGGCAAAGGTTTTCGTATAACAATGATAAACCATGCTCCTGAATATAAAGATCTAATTTCTCGCGGAAATCGCAGTCTGCAGAAGGCCCTTGAGGAGGCCCTGAGAGAAAGGTATGAAAATAAAATCCGGTGCCACCGACAAGAATAGGGACTTTATTTCTAGAGAGGATATTCTGACATGCCTGCACTGCCTGATAATAAAAATCTACGGCATTAAAAAGTTCTTGGACATGGCAGATATCGATTAAATAATGAGGAACGCGCTGTCTATCCTCCCAAGACACTTTCGCTGTGCCGATATCCATACCCCGATAGACTTGCATGGAATCAACAGATATAATTTCCCCATCAATCATAGGTGCTAGCTTTAAAGAAACATCTGTTTTCCCGGATCCTGTAGGTCCCGCAAGTAAAATCACAGTGCGCTTAAACAATTTTGCAAATGATTTTTGAGGATCTAAGCAGACATCACATCCCGTAGATGTCGTCGCATTCGCTTGGAATTCAGGAGCACGCATATGCACCGGGGTTAAAACTTAGTAAAACATTCTTGTTCTGATTGGCAAACAGGCAAAAGTTGATCGACGCCTGCTATACGAATAACATCTGCCACCAAATTAGAAACGCAACAAATACAAAGAAGACCCTGACGAGACTGTAAGGATTTAGACAATGAAAATAAAAGGCGGATTCCTGCGCTACTCATATAAGTCACGTATTGGAAGTTGAGTACGATTTTATGCTTACCTTCTTCAACTTTCTTATTTAGAAATGCTTCTGCTTGGGGCACAGAAACAGCATCTAACGCCCCTTCTAAAGAGACAACAAGAACATCCCCATACTGTTTAGTTAACCAATCCATAAAAGCAACTCCAAATAGTATCTCGCAAATATTAGCGATATTATTTACGATAAAAATAAAAAACAATGCGCAGCCATGGTAAGAAGCTTTATAAAAATGCTTTTTTCTCCTGGACCAAGATATTCTTTATCTTACGCATTCCTATGTATTTTCCTTAGTATCCTAATTTTTATTCCTACCATTCATTGGCTTTTGTTTCCCGAGACTTTTTTATTTCCTACAACAAAAGCTCTTCCCATTAAAAATATTTTCCTGATTTCTTCATCTCCTTCTAGAATTCCTGAGGCTATTTTTTCAGAGACACTACAATTATCTGCGGACAATCCTACTTTCCTACATCAATTTACAATTAAGCAAGCAGAAGCCACGTTAAAAGATCTAGGGATATTTTCTTCGGTATCTATAAAGAAAGTCCCAGACAACAAAGGAATCATCATCTTTTATGCTTTACACACCCCTATAGGCTATTTAGGCAACCAAACGAATACTTTAATCAACCATTCTGGGGAACGTTTCCCTTGCCAACCTTTTTTTAAAACACAAAAACTTCCTAAGATTTTTTTCCCACAAAAAGATGTAGAATCTTCTATTTTACCTTCATGGAAAATAGACATTGCATCTCTTCTAATTGAAGAACTCAAAGAAGATCCTCCTGTGGTGATTGATTTATCTCTTACGGATATCTACCCTATGGAAATAACCGTTTCTTTATCTTCTGGAAATCTTCTCAGGTTTCAATACCACACGATACATGCAGGATTAAAAAATTATCATCTCTCTCAATGTACTACAGTGATGCAATCTAGAGACTGCCACATTTACGATTTAAGATTCCCCTGTCACCTATTATTAAGTAAGCTATGACTCCTATAATCATTTTGACTCAACTACCTTCTCAAGAAGAAGCTGAACTTATCGCTCACACTTTAGTCACTCAAAAGTTAGCGGCTTGTGTACATGTTTTCCCAAAAGGGAAATCTACGTACATATGGGAAGGCCAGCTCTATGTTTCTGAGGAATACCACATGCAAATCAAAACGCTATGTTCACGATTTCCTGAGGTATCCAAAACCATTCGTTCTTTGTGCTCTTACGACGTTCCGGAAATCATTTTCATCAAAATTGATGATGGAAATGCAGAATATTTAAAGTGGTTATCTCTGGAAACTGCCCCACAAACATCTCAGGAAATGAATAAATCTTGACGTTTTTTCGAAATTCGGTATAATCTTTTCAGGAACTTTGAATGATACATAAGTGTTTTATTCTTTTTTTCCACATCTCAATTTAATTTGGATTTTATGGAAGAGTTTGTAGCATATATCGTAAAGAATTTAGTTGCTGATCCTGAAGCTGTGGAAATTCGTTCTATTCAGGATGAGTCAGGTGAATCTATAAAGTTAGAGATACGTGTGGCTCCCGATGATATAGGGAAGATCATAGGTAGACGGGGAAATACAATACACGCATTAAGAACTATTCTTAGACGTGTGTGCGCGAGATTAAAAAAGAAGATACAAATTGACTTGATCCAACCAGAGGGGATCAGAGAATCTGTTGACGAAAGTGAGGATGTTTCCGGTAGTTTTTGTCTTAATTCAAACAACTCTAGCGAGTCAGAGATGGCCCATCAATGTTGTGGCCGAGGCAATTGCTGTTCAGCGGAAGACGAAGATATAGAAGTATCTTCAGTTCATCATGAATGCAGTCATAATCACCATTCTGAATAATATTCACTACTTTTCTTTTTAATACTATAGAGTTTGGCAATAGCTAAAGACCCCTTGCGGAGTTTTTAGCTCTTCGCAGTTAATAGACACTGCTTATTCAAAGTCTTTCCGACCTTTTTCTTCCGATCAAACTTATGTAGCCCTGATATAATCAATTGATGAATGATTTGTTCAAAAGTCCATCCTAAACGGGCAAAATCATGAAGAAAAGGACTTGCCTGTGTCATTCCTGGAATAGGGTTCATTTCAGAAAGCCAAAAATTTCCTTCATCATCTAAAAAGAAATCGACTCTACATGAACCTTGTCCTTGAATCACACGGTACACACGTTCTGTGAACTCCTTTACTCTTATTTTAGATTCTTCGGAGAGATCCAAATCGTATTGTATTTGAGCGCTTGCTCTACCGTTTAATCCATATTTCTCTTCATAACTAATAAATCTTTTCTCACCACAACGTTCATGTGGTTCAGAAATATAGTAACAGCTACTGGAGTCTCCGAGACAAGACACTTCAATTTCGCGAGATCCTAAACGACTTTCTTCGATAAAAATATCTGTATCATATAGGAAAGCTTCAGATATTTTTGCTTTTAGTTCTTCTTCATTATGCACTTCAAAAACCCCAATACTCGATCCCAAATGTGCAGTTTTCACAAACATAGGAAAAGTAAAGGCCTCTGAAATCTTATGCATACATAACTCTGGAGTTCTTTTCCAAGCATGTAAAGTCAATGGCTGATAAGGAACCACGGGAACACCTACAGAAGCTGCAAGGCGTTTTGTCATAATCTTATCCATAGTGACTGAGGAAAAGAGCAGAGAGGGTCCAGCATAGGGCTTATTGATAATTTCTAAAAATCCCTGAAGCGTACCGTCCTCTCCAAAAGGGCCATGTAATATCGGAAGGATAAAATCTACATGTGTAAGAGCCTCTGTTATCTCTGAAGACAAGACGTAATGACCTTTCCCTTCATAATCTTCACATTCAATAGTGGAGACTTTTGACCATAATCCCTGGCGATCGATAATAAAGTATTGCACATCGTAGTATTCAGGAGACAAATACCGAACGACATTTCTCGCAGACAACAAAGAAATATCGTGTTCGCAAGACTTCCCTCCACAGACAACTCCAACTGCGAGCTTCCTAGGTTCAAAATCCTTTAAAGCATTGCCTACGGTATAAATATTTCCAGCTCCTAAAGATATACACACATCATGAACGCGTATTTCTTGTTGCAGGTATGGGATAATGTTGTCATAAGGAACATAGCTACATTGTACATGAGAGGATAAGGAAATCGTCTCTGCTAATTTCTCAGGAGACGGTAAATCTAATGCAGTTTCTCCAGCACTGTAGACATCAGTGAGAATCACCTCATCAGCATCTTGAAAAGCTTTATAAAAATCTTCCAGACAATATTGCAATCTAGAAAATCTATGTGGTTGACATATCGCAACTATACGACGCAAGCCAACAGCATCTCGTAATCCTCTTAGAGTGCAAGAGATCTCAGAAGGATGGTGTGCATAGTCTTCAAAGAATAAGAATTTCTCTGAAACATTCTTTCTTTCCATACGTCTTTGAATACCAGAAAAGTTCTTAAGAGCCTCTCGAATACTTTCCTCATCAATACCCAAAGTTAATGCTATACCCATAGCTACAGCAGCGTTTGCAATGTTGTGCTTACCGATAAGGTTAAGATCTATGTCCAAGTAATCTTTCCCTAAGAAAGACAGAGAAAATAGCGAGCGCCAGCCATCTTGATAATAGGAATGTATACGTAAGTTACAATCTTGAGAAAATCCATAAGATGTTCCTGAGATTCTTCCTTTAAGTTCTTGGCAATCGCCATTATAAAAACATAAACGCGGATCTTCAACCTTACGAGTGAATTCTTCAATTGTTAAAGCAAGTTTCTCCTTACTCCCTTCAAAATTACTGAGATGTTCATTATCTAAATTGGTTACAACAGCAACTTTAGGAAGATAGTGTTTTAAAGAGCCGTCGCTTTCATCAGCTTCCGCTATAAAGTACTCTGAGCTTCCTGAATAACCATTCAAAGATAGAGAATTCAGACCTCCAATAGCATAGGAAGGATCTTTTTTTGCTGTTTGGAAAATGGCGGTGATTAACGAAGATACTGTCGTTTTGCCATGACTCCCTGAAACTAAAATACTTGTTTGTTCTTGCATCAAAAAAGCGAGAAGTTCAGAACGATGGAGTATGGGTAACTGTTTCCTTACAGCTTCTAGATATTCTACGTTATCCTTAGCGATCCCTGATCCATAGATGATAGTGCAATCTTCAGGAATATGATGTTTATCATGCCCTTGTAAATACCGTGCCCCTTTGGCCACAAGCTTATCGATAATGGCTCCTCGATTTAAATCACTTCCTGATACGGAATATCCCCGGTCTAATAAAATATGAGCTAGTGCACTCATTCCTATTCCGCCGATACCTATAAAATGATAGTGGATTTTCCTATCCATAGATTACCCTATAAACATTCACATATAAATTG is a genomic window of Chlamydia psittaci 6BC containing:
- the miaA gene encoding tRNA (adenosine(37)-N6)-dimethylallyltransferase MiaA, coding for MRAPEFQANATTSTGCDVCLDPQKSFAKLFKRTVILLAGPTGSGKTDVSLKLAPMIDGEIISVDSMQVYRGMDIGTAKVSWEDRQRVPHYLIDICHVQELFNAVDFYYQAVQACQNILSRNKVPILVGGTGFYFHTFLSGPPQGPSADCDFREKLDLYIQEHGLSLLYENLCLKDPEYARTITKNDRNKIVRGLEIIHLTGKKVSDHKWTREVGECREYNCRGWFLSPPKELLRDTIQLRCQRMLEDDLIDEVHRLLKQGIRDNSSASKAIGYREWIEFIDQGSPAEAYEAVKQKFIANTCHYTKKQRTWFKRYPIFRELPTLGLTAETLAAKIAEDYFLHG
- a CDS encoding STAS domain-containing protein; its protein translation is MDWLTKQYGDVLVVSLEGALDAVSVPQAEAFLNKKVEEGKHKIVLNFQYVTYMSSAGIRLLFSLSKSLQSRQGLLCICCVSNLVADVIRIAGVDQLLPVCQSEQECFTKF
- a CDS encoding bifunctional UDP-N-acetylmuramate--L-alanine ligase/D-alanine--D-alanine ligase — protein: MDRKIHYHFIGIGGIGMSALAHILLDRGYSVSGSDLNRGAIIDKLVAKGARYLQGHDKHHIPEDCTIIYGSGIAKDNVEYLEAVRKQLPILHRSELLAFLMQEQTSILVSGSHGKTTVSSLITAIFQTAKKDPSYAIGGLNSLSLNGYSGSSEYFIAEADESDGSLKHYLPKVAVVTNLDNEHLSNFEGSKEKLALTIEEFTRKVEDPRLCFYNGDCQELKGRISGTSYGFSQDCNLRIHSYYQDGWRSLFSLSFLGKDYLDIDLNLIGKHNIANAAVAMGIALTLGIDEESIREALKNFSGIQRRMERKNVSEKFLFFEDYAHHPSEISCTLRGLRDAVGLRRIVAICQPHRFSRLQYCLEDFYKAFQDADEVILTDVYSAGETALDLPSPEKLAETISLSSHVQCSYVPYDNIIPYLQQEIRVHDVCISLGAGNIYTVGNALKDFEPRKLAVGVVCGGKSCEHDISLLSARNVVRYLSPEYYDVQYFIIDRQGLWSKVSTIECEDYEGKGHYVLSSEITEALTHVDFILPILHGPFGEDGTLQGFLEIINKPYAGPSLLFSSVTMDKIMTKRLAASVGVPVVPYQPLTLHAWKRTPELCMHKISEAFTFPMFVKTAHLGSSIGVFEVHNEEELKAKISEAFLYDTDIFIEESRLGSREIEVSCLGDSSSCYYISEPHERCGEKRFISYEEKYGLNGRASAQIQYDLDLSEESKIRVKEFTERVYRVIQGQGSCRVDFFLDDEGNFWLSEMNPIPGMTQASPFLHDFARLGWTFEQIIHQLIISGLHKFDRKKKVGKTLNKQCLLTAKS
- the cutA gene encoding divalent-cation tolerance protein CutA is translated as MTPIIILTQLPSQEEAELIAHTLVTQKLAACVHVFPKGKSTYIWEGQLYVSEEYHMQIKTLCSRFPEVSKTIRSLCSYDVPEIIFIKIDDGNAEYLKWLSLETAPQTSQEMNKS
- a CDS encoding KH domain-containing protein; translated protein: MEEFVAYIVKNLVADPEAVEIRSIQDESGESIKLEIRVAPDDIGKIIGRRGNTIHALRTILRRVCARLKKKIQIDLIQPEGIRESVDESEDVSGSFCLNSNNSSESEMAHQCCGRGNCCSAEDEDIEVSSVHHECSHNHHSE
- a CDS encoding cell division protein FtsQ, whose translation is MVRSFIKMLFSPGPRYSLSYAFLCIFLSILIFIPTIHWLLFPETFLFPTTKALPIKNIFLISSSPSRIPEAIFSETLQLSADNPTFLHQFTIKQAEATLKDLGIFSSVSIKKVPDNKGIIIFYALHTPIGYLGNQTNTLINHSGERFPCQPFFKTQKLPKIFFPQKDVESSILPSWKIDIASLLIEELKEDPPVVIDLSLTDIYPMEITVSLSSGNLLRFQYHTIHAGLKNYHLSQCTTVMQSRDCHIYDLRFPCHLLLSKL
- the mqnC gene encoding cyclic dehypoxanthinyl futalosine synthase, with product MNLFTRISFDEGLELFRTSPLEKLQEAANILRKQRYPDDKVTYVLDANPNYTNICKIDCTFCAFYRKPHASDAYLLSFDKFRSLMQRYISMGVKTVLLQGGVHPQLGIDYLEEYVRITVQEFPSIHPHFFSAVEISHAASVSGMSNEEALMRLWNAGQRTIPGGGAEILSERVRKILSPKKMGPDGWINFHKLAHRLGFRSTATMMFGHIENAHDILLHLQSLRDAQDETPGFYSFIPWSYKSGNTALGRRVPHQAPPEMYYRILAIARIFLDNFEHIAASWFGEGKKHGARGLHYGADDFGGTIIDESVHKCTGWTLKSSEEETRAMIAAEGFIPVERNTFYEHIETPSYQP